Proteins encoded by one window of Roseibium sp. Sym1:
- a CDS encoding GH1 family beta-glucosidase, whose protein sequence is MVSPKDLAKRFPDDFQFGVATAAYQIEGAVAEDGRKPSIWDAFSKMPGRVYKGHTGDVACDHYHRWEDDLDLIRSLGVDAYRFSIAWPRILPDGRGQVNEKGLDFYDRLIDGMVARGLKVYPTLYHWDLPLMLAGDGGWTARSTAEAFADYAAIVVRRLGDRMDALATINEPWCICHLSHLYGIHAPGEKSPEAFAAAVHTLNLAHGLGVQAARSERADLPMGIVLNAYSIYPATDRPEDKAAAQRAFTFHNGVFFEPLFEGAYPADFLTAFGTSMDIREGDLDTISQPLDWWGLNYYTPWRVREDSDLEADYPQAVAVPPNEAVPVTDIGWEVFSPGLSDLLKDLHARYSLPDCYITENGACYNDEPVDGVIDDKGRIDYLAAHFGAIADAREAGVPVRGYFLWSLMDNFEWAEGYRMRFGIVHVDYDSQVRTPKASALWYRALLVAR, encoded by the coding sequence ATGGTGTCCCCAAAAGACCTTGCAAAGCGCTTCCCCGATGATTTCCAGTTTGGCGTGGCGACCGCCGCCTACCAGATCGAGGGCGCTGTGGCCGAGGACGGCCGCAAACCGAGTATCTGGGACGCGTTTTCGAAGATGCCGGGCCGGGTCTACAAGGGCCACACGGGTGACGTCGCCTGCGACCATTATCATCGCTGGGAAGACGATCTCGACCTGATCCGGTCACTGGGCGTCGACGCCTACCGCTTCTCGATTGCCTGGCCGCGCATCCTGCCGGACGGCCGTGGCCAGGTGAACGAAAAGGGGCTCGACTTCTACGACCGCCTGATCGACGGCATGGTCGCCCGCGGCCTCAAGGTCTACCCGACGCTGTACCACTGGGACCTGCCCCTGATGCTGGCGGGTGACGGCGGCTGGACGGCGCGCAGCACGGCGGAGGCCTTTGCCGACTATGCCGCAATCGTGGTCCGGCGGCTCGGCGACCGCATGGACGCGCTGGCGACCATCAACGAACCCTGGTGCATTTGCCACCTCAGCCATCTCTACGGCATCCATGCGCCCGGCGAAAAGAGCCCGGAGGCATTTGCCGCCGCCGTTCATACGCTGAATCTCGCCCACGGCCTCGGTGTTCAGGCCGCCCGCTCTGAACGCGCCGACCTGCCGATGGGCATCGTGCTCAATGCCTATTCCATCTATCCGGCCACCGACCGGCCGGAAGACAAGGCCGCCGCGCAGCGGGCCTTCACGTTCCACAACGGGGTTTTCTTCGAGCCGCTCTTCGAAGGTGCCTATCCGGCGGACTTCCTGACGGCCTTCGGCACCTCGATGGACATTCGCGAAGGAGACCTGGACACGATCAGCCAGCCGCTGGACTGGTGGGGCCTGAATTACTACACCCCCTGGCGGGTGCGCGAGGACAGCGACCTGGAGGCGGACTATCCGCAAGCCGTGGCGGTGCCGCCGAATGAAGCTGTTCCCGTGACGGATATCGGCTGGGAGGTCTTTTCGCCAGGCCTTTCCGATCTCCTCAAGGACCTCCACGCGCGCTATTCCCTGCCCGACTGCTACATCACCGAGAACGGTGCCTGCTACAATGACGAGCCCGTTGACGGCGTCATCGACGACAAGGGCCGGATCGACTATCTCGCCGCGCATTTCGGCGCGATTGCCGACGCCCGCGAGGCCGGCGTGCCGGTCCGCGGCTATTTCCTGTGGAGCCTGATGGACAATTTCGAATGGGCCGAAGGTTACCGGATGCGCTTCGGCATCGTCCATGTCGACTATGACAGCCAGGTGCGCACCCCCAAGGCCAGCGCGCTCTGGTATCGGGCGTTGCTGGTGGCGCGGTAG
- a CDS encoding DUF2461 domain-containing protein — translation MTSAGFQSETFRFLEDLAANNSRDWFEAHKADYQRFVKKPADAFRPALLHALEEVTGHALASKQFRINRDLRFSKDKTPYNTHIRMAFWPSGATFAGKEAQPPGFFLSVERDHLRFGTGCMAFSKAVLGAYLHALETGDGETIAGLLTDLERQGFEISEPDLARIPRGFPKDHPHAELARHKGLAVWKSLPDTKAVLGDGAVATLVESWAPSLPFWKYFLSLQEKA, via the coding sequence ATGACATCCGCCGGATTTCAGTCGGAGACCTTCCGCTTCCTGGAAGACCTCGCCGCCAACAATTCCAGGGACTGGTTCGAAGCCCACAAGGCGGACTACCAGCGGTTTGTCAAGAAACCGGCCGACGCGTTCCGGCCCGCGCTTCTGCATGCGCTTGAAGAGGTCACCGGACACGCCCTTGCCTCCAAGCAGTTTCGCATCAACCGGGACCTCCGGTTCTCTAAGGACAAGACGCCCTACAACACCCACATCCGCATGGCCTTCTGGCCGAGCGGTGCCACCTTCGCAGGCAAGGAAGCGCAGCCACCCGGATTCTTCCTGTCCGTCGAACGCGATCACCTGCGTTTCGGGACCGGCTGCATGGCCTTCTCCAAAGCGGTTCTTGGCGCTTACCTGCACGCCCTCGAGACAGGCGACGGCGAAACGATCGCGGGTTTGCTAACGGACCTGGAAAGGCAGGGTTTCGAGATTTCCGAACCGGATCTTGCCAGGATCCCGCGCGGTTTCCCAAAGGATCATCCTCACGCGGAGCTGGCCAGGCACAAGGGCCTGGCCGTCTGGAAGTCGCTTCCGGACACCAAGGCGGTTCTCGGCGACGGGGCTGTCGCGACACTGGTGGAAAGCTGGGCGCCGAGCCTGCCCTTCTGGAAATACTTTCTGAGCCTGCAGGAAAAAGCTTGA
- a CDS encoding TfoX/Sxy family protein, whose protein sequence is MSDLMDTVLIERTRSFIPDGNVEQKRMFGGTCFMVNGNMLVCVSKRGLMARVGKDQEAAALSKPHASQCRPTGRPMPGFIRIEPDGIETDEDLKDWVEMARTYVCALPPKAAKPKKTRTGKAAR, encoded by the coding sequence ATGTCGGACTTGATGGACACCGTTCTGATCGAACGCACCCGTTCGTTCATTCCCGATGGCAATGTCGAGCAGAAACGCATGTTCGGCGGCACCTGTTTCATGGTCAACGGCAACATGCTGGTCTGCGTGTCGAAACGCGGTCTCATGGCCCGCGTCGGCAAGGACCAGGAAGCCGCGGCCCTGTCGAAACCGCACGCCTCGCAATGCCGGCCGACCGGTCGGCCGATGCCCGGCTTCATCCGGATCGAGCCGGACGGCATCGAGACGGACGAGGATCTGAAGGACTGGGTCGAGATGGCCCGGACCTACGTCTGCGCCCTGCCGCCCAAGGCCGCGAAGCCGAAAAAGACAAGAACCGGAAAGGCCGCCCGATGA
- a CDS encoding dihydrofolate reductase gives MPELVLIAAVARNGIIGADNDMPWRLSSDLKHFKSLTLGRPVIMGRKTFLSFGGKPLPGRPHIVISRDPGYAPEGAERALSFDAALERGAALAADLGVGEIMCIGGGQIYAQAMPRADRLEITEVDAAPSGDTRFPEISPQVWQETSRVPGARTERDSADFTFVSYRRKADGT, from the coding sequence TTGCCCGAACTCGTCTTGATCGCCGCCGTGGCACGCAACGGGATCATCGGCGCGGACAATGACATGCCCTGGAGGCTGTCGTCCGACCTGAAACATTTCAAGAGCCTCACGCTCGGCAGACCCGTGATCATGGGACGCAAGACGTTCCTGTCCTTCGGCGGCAAGCCGCTTCCCGGACGGCCGCATATCGTGATCTCGCGCGATCCCGGCTACGCACCGGAGGGAGCCGAGCGTGCGCTGTCCTTCGACGCGGCTCTTGAGCGCGGAGCGGCTCTTGCGGCAGATCTCGGCGTCGGCGAAATCATGTGCATCGGCGGTGGCCAGATCTACGCCCAGGCCATGCCCCGGGCCGACCGGCTTGAAATTACCGAGGTCGATGCGGCGCCATCGGGCGACACGCGGTTTCCCGAAATCAGCCCGCAGGTCTGGCAGGAAACGTCCCGGGTGCCGGGCGCGCGCACGGAGCGCGACAGCGCGGATTTCACCTTTGTCAGCTATCGCCGCAAGGCGGATGGGACGTGA
- a CDS encoding GNAT family N-acetyltransferase, with protein MTIPDAMTAQWAAFDQLSLQQLYGLLKLRQDVFILEQASFYADIDGKDPQALHYLIQDPATQAVTGAIRIFVEPEVSTARIGRVVIAPEARGSGLGRAMMQAGIDKAREMAPGCRIHVRAQAYLEDFYCSLGFETVSEAFVEDGIPHIDMIRP; from the coding sequence ATGACCATTCCAGATGCAATGACTGCCCAATGGGCGGCCTTCGACCAACTCAGCCTTCAGCAGCTCTATGGCCTGCTGAAACTGCGGCAGGATGTTTTCATCCTGGAGCAGGCATCGTTTTATGCCGATATCGATGGCAAGGATCCGCAGGCGCTGCATTACCTGATCCAGGACCCGGCGACGCAAGCCGTAACGGGGGCCATCCGAATCTTTGTCGAGCCGGAGGTGAGCACCGCGCGGATCGGACGTGTTGTGATCGCGCCCGAAGCCCGTGGCTCGGGTCTCGGCCGGGCCATGATGCAGGCGGGCATAGACAAGGCCCGTGAAATGGCCCCGGGTTGCAGGATCCATGTTCGTGCACAGGCCTACCTTGAAGACTTCTACTGCTCGCTCGGATTCGAGACCGTTTCCGAAGCCTTTGTGGAGGACGGAATTCCGCATATCGACATGATCCGGCCCTGA
- the hflK gene encoding FtsH protease activity modulator HflK: MPWSNQSGGGGPWKGGGNGGGPWGGGGNNNGPWGGGGPNRGGNNPPDLEELLKRTQDRMRTVLPGGGGGGLGTIGVLIVFGVVVIGWLATGFYVVDEGEVGVELVLGEVTDQTPPGLNYNWPYPVGEVYKPKVEQQRETTVGVDETVSGSGVVRARDVPEESLMLTGDENIVDVGFKVLWRIKNTREGISDYLFNIQDPEGTVKAVAESAMREVVGSSNIDAILTENRVAIQNDVVTLMQATLDTYRAGVEVAEVQMQRVDPPSQVIDAFRDVQAARADQERIRNEAEAYANRIVPEARGEAARVLEAANAYKEQTIAEATGQSQRFTKIYEQYKNAPDVTRERLYLETLEKVLGSNNKIIIDSESSGSGVLPFLPLNDLNPRGGAAATARTGGN, translated from the coding sequence ATGCCTTGGAGCAATCAGTCAGGCGGCGGTGGCCCCTGGAAGGGTGGCGGAAACGGCGGCGGTCCCTGGGGCGGCGGCGGAAACAACAACGGTCCCTGGGGCGGAGGCGGTCCGAACAGGGGCGGCAACAACCCGCCGGACCTGGAAGAGCTCCTCAAACGCACGCAGGACCGCATGCGCACCGTTCTCCCGGGCGGTGGCGGCGGCGGTCTCGGCACCATCGGTGTCCTGATTGTCTTTGGTGTCGTCGTGATCGGTTGGCTGGCGACCGGTTTCTATGTCGTCGACGAAGGTGAGGTCGGTGTCGAGCTCGTGCTCGGTGAAGTGACCGATCAGACGCCTCCGGGCCTCAACTACAACTGGCCCTACCCGGTCGGTGAAGTCTACAAGCCCAAGGTCGAACAGCAGCGTGAAACCACGGTCGGGGTCGATGAAACCGTCAGCGGCTCCGGCGTCGTGCGTGCGCGCGACGTGCCGGAAGAAAGCCTGATGCTGACGGGTGACGAGAACATCGTCGATGTCGGCTTCAAGGTCCTGTGGCGTATCAAGAACACCCGCGAAGGCATCAGCGACTACCTGTTCAACATCCAGGATCCGGAAGGCACCGTGAAGGCTGTCGCCGAGAGCGCGATGCGCGAAGTCGTCGGCAGTTCCAACATCGACGCCATCCTGACGGAAAACCGCGTGGCCATCCAGAACGACGTCGTCACCCTGATGCAGGCGACGCTGGACACCTACCGTGCGGGCGTCGAGGTCGCCGAAGTGCAGATGCAGCGCGTTGACCCGCCCTCCCAGGTCATCGACGCGTTCCGTGACGTCCAGGCGGCCCGTGCCGATCAGGAACGTATTCGAAACGAGGCGGAAGCCTATGCCAACCGGATCGTTCCGGAAGCGCGCGGTGAAGCGGCTCGCGTTCTTGAAGCAGCCAACGCCTACAAGGAGCAGACGATCGCGGAGGCGACCGGTCAGTCCCAGCGTTTCACCAAGATCTACGAACAGTACAAGAATGCTCCGGACGTGACCCGTGAGCGCCTTTACCTGGAGACCCTGGAAAAGGTTCTTGGCTCCAACAACAAGATCATCATTGACAGCGAGTCCTCCGGATCTGGCGTGCTGCCGTTCCTGCCGCTCAATGACCTGAACCCGCGCGGCGGCGCCGCCGCGACGGCACGGACCGGAGGAAATTGA
- the hflC gene encoding protease modulator HflC codes for MRSGILAIILIVVAVLGYMSIYIVNPTQQALVLRLGRIVEEPKTTPGFYLKYPFVENVVYMDKRVLNLNMPPLEPISSDKKRLVVDAFARYRISNPVLFYQRVSNVQTANRRLSTLLQSSLRSELGRTSFVALVRDDRSGVMEAIRRDVSANAEELGIEVIDVKIRRADLPDANSQAIYARMQTERQREATEIRAQGEEVARRIRSRADRDATVLVAEARRDSEITRGDGDAERNKIFAEAFGADPEFFAFYRSMQAYEAGLQAGDTSLVLSPDSSFFRFFKDPSGVLPPAADGNGSQGVSDRSPSLAAQ; via the coding sequence ATGCGTAGCGGAATTCTCGCAATCATCCTGATCGTCGTGGCCGTGCTTGGCTACATGTCGATCTACATCGTCAATCCGACCCAGCAGGCCCTGGTCCTGCGGCTCGGCCGGATCGTCGAGGAGCCGAAGACCACACCCGGTTTTTATCTCAAGTACCCGTTCGTGGAGAACGTGGTCTACATGGACAAGCGTGTCCTCAACCTGAACATGCCGCCTCTGGAGCCGATCTCCTCGGACAAGAAACGGCTCGTTGTGGACGCGTTCGCAAGGTACAGGATCTCCAACCCGGTGCTCTTCTACCAGCGCGTCTCGAACGTCCAGACCGCCAACCGGCGCCTGTCGACGTTGCTGCAGTCGTCGCTGCGTTCGGAACTCGGCCGGACCAGTTTCGTGGCGCTTGTGCGTGACGACCGCTCCGGTGTTATGGAGGCGATCCGCCGTGACGTCAGCGCCAATGCGGAAGAACTCGGCATCGAGGTGATCGATGTGAAGATCCGCCGCGCCGACCTGCCGGATGCCAACTCCCAGGCGATTTACGCCCGGATGCAGACGGAACGTCAGCGGGAAGCGACCGAAATCCGCGCACAGGGTGAGGAAGTCGCCCGCCGGATCCGTTCGCGTGCAGACCGTGACGCCACGGTCCTTGTCGCGGAAGCAAGGCGGGATTCTGAAATCACCCGTGGTGACGGCGATGCCGAGCGGAACAAGATCTTCGCGGAGGCTTTCGGAGCCGATCCGGAGTTCTTCGCTTTCTACCGGTCCATGCAGGCCTATGAAGCCGGGCTCCAGGCAGGAGATACAAGCCTCGTCCTGTCACCGGATTCCAGCTTCTTCCGGTTCTTCAAGGATCCGTCAGGCGTGCTCCCGCCGGCTGCCGACGGCAATGGCAGCCAGGGTGTCTCCGACCGGTCGCCGTCGCTCGCCGCTCAATGA
- a CDS encoding DUF2065 domain-containing protein, producing MSELVTALGLVLVLEGVLYALVPGGMKAIMRSVMDTSDQTLRVTGLLAAVIGVFLVWIIRG from the coding sequence ATGAGCGAACTGGTAACGGCGCTGGGTCTGGTGCTCGTGCTTGAGGGTGTGCTCTACGCACTTGTGCCCGGTGGCATGAAGGCCATCATGCGCAGCGTGATGGACACATCGGACCAGACCTTGCGGGTGACCGGCCTGCTTGCCGCGGTGATCGGCGTATTTCTTGTGTGGATCATTCGCGGATAA
- a CDS encoding Do family serine endopeptidase: protein MAPDFVRRRMTRVAAAAAGILLGGMVVFQPVDVAHAQGPVSVADLAEELGDAVVNISTAQTVQGRRSVPMPEVPDGSPFQEFFEEFFNRQNRDNDQPRRVQSLGSGFVVDGKEGIIITNNHVIEGADEITANFNDGTKLRAEIIGTDEKTDLAVLKVEPETPLKDVNFGDSDAIRVGDWVMAIGNPFGLGGTVTVGIVSARNRDINSGPYDNFIQTDASINRGNSGGPLFDMQGNVVGINTAIISPSGGSIGIGFAIPAKTAMNVIEQLREYGETRRGWLGVRIQEVTDEIALSLDMDEAMGALVAGVTEDGPAAKAEIEPGDVIIKFDGNEVETMRELPRMVAETDIGKEVEVVVLRKGEEVNITVTLERLLENEVTEASETTEGEPEDKPAEKSEVLGMMLAELDDSLREQFSIDEDVTGVVVTEVTPGSSAEEKRVMAGDVIKEVAQEPVETPADVEAQIEKLKKDNRRSALLLLSNPTGDVRFVPVRIEDE, encoded by the coding sequence ATGGCTCCAGATTTTGTTCGCCGTCGGATGACCCGGGTCGCAGCTGCTGCGGCGGGTATCCTGCTTGGCGGAATGGTTGTGTTTCAGCCTGTCGACGTGGCCCATGCACAAGGCCCGGTGTCCGTCGCCGACCTGGCGGAGGAACTCGGCGATGCCGTGGTGAACATTTCCACGGCCCAGACCGTTCAGGGGCGGCGGTCGGTTCCGATGCCGGAAGTGCCGGACGGCTCGCCGTTCCAGGAGTTCTTCGAGGAGTTCTTCAATCGCCAGAACCGGGACAACGATCAGCCGCGGCGGGTTCAGTCGCTCGGCTCCGGCTTTGTCGTGGACGGCAAGGAAGGCATCATCATCACCAACAACCACGTCATCGAAGGTGCGGACGAGATCACCGCGAACTTCAATGACGGCACCAAGCTCCGGGCGGAAATCATCGGCACCGATGAAAAGACCGACCTGGCGGTCCTGAAAGTCGAGCCGGAGACACCGCTCAAGGACGTCAATTTCGGCGACAGCGACGCGATCCGCGTCGGGGACTGGGTGATGGCCATCGGCAACCCGTTCGGCCTTGGCGGCACGGTGACGGTCGGCATCGTGTCGGCGCGCAACCGCGACATCAATTCCGGACCCTATGACAACTTCATCCAGACGGACGCGTCCATCAACCGGGGCAATTCCGGTGGCCCGCTGTTTGACATGCAAGGCAACGTGGTCGGCATCAACACGGCGATCATCTCGCCGTCCGGCGGCTCGATCGGCATCGGTTTCGCGATCCCGGCCAAGACGGCGATGAACGTGATCGAGCAGCTGCGCGAGTATGGCGAAACCCGCCGTGGCTGGCTCGGCGTGCGCATCCAGGAAGTCACCGACGAAATCGCCCTCAGCCTGGACATGGATGAGGCCATGGGCGCGCTGGTCGCCGGCGTGACCGAGGATGGTCCTGCGGCGAAGGCGGAGATCGAGCCGGGTGACGTGATCATCAAGTTCGACGGCAACGAGGTCGAAACCATGCGGGAACTGCCGCGCATGGTCGCCGAAACCGACATCGGCAAGGAAGTCGAAGTCGTCGTCCTGCGCAAGGGCGAGGAAGTCAACATCACCGTGACCCTCGAGCGCCTGTTGGAAAACGAGGTGACCGAAGCCAGTGAAACCACGGAAGGCGAGCCCGAAGACAAACCTGCGGAGAAGAGCGAAGTTCTCGGCATGATGCTCGCGGAACTCGACGACAGCCTGCGAGAACAGTTCTCCATCGACGAGGACGTGACCGGTGTGGTCGTCACGGAAGTCACGCCCGGCTCATCCGCCGAGGAAAAGCGGGTCATGGCGGGCGATGTCATCAAGGAAGTCGCCCAGGAACCCGTGGAGACGCCGGCCGATGTCGAGGCGCAGATCGAGAAGCTGAAAAAAGACAACCGCCGTTCGGCGCTGCTGCTTCTGTCCAACCCGACCGGCGATGTCCGCTTCGTACCGGTCCGGATCGAGGACGAGTAA
- the serB gene encoding phosphoserine phosphatase SerB — protein sequence MSLVATLVSTPTAPAVDAELIGRASDALGVSGTATVLMSGVAADIRFDGCDASTADNILREIVGNARVDVFVQPEAGRRKRLLIADMDSTMIRQECIDELAAELGLKDRIAAITERAMRGEIEFEPALLERVGLLAGLPVSAIDTVLSNRIQLMPGGRTLVQTMKANGAYCALVSGGFTHFTKAVANMIGFDENQANTLLEADGKLTGKVGQPILGREAKRARLEYLVAEKGLAFEETLAVGDGANDLSMIERAGTGVAYRAKPAVAEAADIRVDHGDLTALLYLQGYAESDFVLS from the coding sequence ATGTCGCTTGTTGCCACTCTGGTGTCCACTCCTACTGCGCCCGCGGTCGACGCGGAGTTGATCGGCCGGGCATCGGACGCGCTCGGCGTATCCGGCACGGCGACCGTACTGATGTCCGGTGTCGCCGCGGATATCCGCTTTGACGGGTGCGACGCAAGCACCGCCGACAATATTCTGCGCGAAATCGTCGGAAATGCCCGCGTGGATGTCTTTGTGCAACCGGAAGCCGGCCGCCGCAAGCGCCTGCTGATCGCGGACATGGATTCCACCATGATCCGCCAGGAATGCATCGACGAACTCGCCGCCGAACTCGGCCTGAAGGACCGGATCGCCGCGATCACCGAACGGGCGATGCGCGGAGAGATCGAATTCGAACCGGCCCTGCTAGAGCGCGTCGGCCTTTTGGCGGGCCTTCCCGTTTCGGCCATCGACACGGTTCTGAGCAACCGCATCCAGCTGATGCCGGGTGGACGCACGCTGGTGCAGACGATGAAGGCGAACGGCGCCTATTGTGCCCTGGTCTCCGGAGGGTTTACCCATTTCACCAAGGCCGTCGCCAACATGATCGGCTTCGACGAGAACCAGGCCAACACGCTGCTTGAGGCGGATGGCAAGCTGACCGGCAAGGTCGGACAGCCCATATTGGGCCGGGAAGCCAAACGGGCCCGCCTGGAGTATCTCGTTGCCGAGAAAGGTCTTGCCTTCGAGGAAACCCTGGCCGTCGGCGACGGCGCCAATGACCTTTCCATGATCGAACGCGCCGGCACCGGTGTCGCCTACCGCGCCAAGCCCGCTGTCGCGGAAGCCGCCGACATCCGGGTCGACCACGGCGACCTCACGGCGCTGCTTTACCTGCAGGGCTATGCGGAAAGCGACTTCGTTCTGAGCTGA
- the miaA gene encoding tRNA (adenosine(37)-N6)-dimethylallyltransferase MiaA: MASGNRAILIAGPTASGKSALALDLAKTMNGVIINADSMQLYKDLRLVSARPGSDEEAQVPHRLYGILPASTASSTGAWLRLAERELDMARDNGRLPILVGGTGLYFKGLTEGFAELPDIPVEVRAKAREMADRQDLDGLRQAIFDLGDPQAARDLADPQRLARALEVLMATGRPLARWQQEHQSSPLLAPDRCLKIVLAPPRPWLHERIAQRAKLMLADEGIAEVRALLALGLSDKLPAMRAIGVPEIAAFLAETADYAETLHRLTVATRQYAKRQETWFRNQMSDWQRVDPSDKINLEKFLKIC; the protein is encoded by the coding sequence ATGGCTTCGGGCAATCGCGCCATCCTGATAGCCGGGCCAACCGCCAGCGGCAAGTCCGCCCTGGCGCTGGACCTGGCAAAAACGATGAACGGCGTCATCATCAATGCCGATTCCATGCAGCTTTACAAGGATCTCAGGCTGGTGAGCGCGCGTCCGGGCAGCGACGAGGAGGCACAAGTTCCCCACCGGCTCTACGGCATCCTGCCGGCGTCGACTGCCTCCTCGACCGGCGCCTGGCTGCGCCTGGCCGAACGCGAGCTCGACATGGCCCGGGACAACGGCCGGCTGCCGATCCTTGTCGGCGGAACCGGGCTCTATTTCAAGGGACTGACGGAAGGGTTCGCAGAGTTGCCGGACATTCCCGTGGAGGTGCGCGCCAAGGCCAGGGAAATGGCCGACCGGCAGGATCTCGACGGGCTCAGACAGGCGATTTTTGATCTCGGGGATCCGCAGGCGGCCCGAGATCTTGCCGACCCGCAACGCCTGGCCCGTGCCCTGGAGGTGCTGATGGCCACCGGCAGGCCGCTTGCCCGCTGGCAGCAGGAGCACCAGTCGTCGCCTCTGCTGGCGCCGGACCGGTGCCTGAAAATCGTCCTGGCGCCACCGCGGCCCTGGCTGCACGAGCGGATCGCGCAGCGCGCGAAATTGATGCTGGCGGATGAAGGCATCGCGGAGGTCCGCGCCTTGCTCGCACTGGGACTTTCAGACAAACTTCCGGCCATGCGGGCCATCGGCGTACCGGAAATCGCCGCGTTTCTGGCGGAAACGGCCGATTATGCAGAAACGCTCCACAGGCTGACTGTTGCAACGCGGCAATACGCAAAGCGTCAGGAGACCTGGTTTCGCAACCAGATGAGTGACTGGCAACGGGTTGATCCGTCGGACAAAATCAATCTGGAAAAGTTTCTGAAGATTTGCTGA
- a CDS encoding GNAT family N-acetyltransferase, with protein sequence MQTIYLECGAVRLVPFSPSDINLVKGLHSDPFGNQCSEYSTNCTVVDAAELVRSALKHQNDHGFAKWKAVSPEGDFLGWAGFTPLAETSEISVNYCLRNDVLDNDPDLPKRLFLALSDWFFENTYFSHLVAVVRTDNRTMRDVVLEAGFYHRESKVIEGMQADVFQQLSPSMQSYLMSA encoded by the coding sequence GTGCAGACGATTTACCTCGAATGCGGCGCAGTGCGGCTTGTCCCTTTTTCGCCCAGCGATATCAATCTCGTGAAGGGCCTTCATTCCGACCCGTTTGGAAACCAGTGTTCCGAATACTCCACCAATTGCACGGTGGTCGATGCAGCCGAGCTGGTGCGCTCCGCGCTCAAGCACCAGAACGATCATGGCTTTGCGAAATGGAAAGCCGTGTCGCCGGAAGGCGATTTTCTTGGCTGGGCGGGATTCACGCCGCTTGCGGAAACCTCCGAGATCAGCGTCAATTACTGCCTGCGCAATGATGTCCTGGACAACGATCCGGATCTGCCGAAGCGGCTTTTCCTTGCGCTTTCGGACTGGTTCTTCGAAAACACCTATTTCTCGCACCTTGTTGCGGTGGTGCGCACCGACAATCGCACCATGCGGGATGTCGTTCTGGAAGCCGGCTTCTATCATCGTGAAAGCAAGGTGATCGAGGGCATGCAGGCAGACGTGTTCCAGCAGCTCAGCCCCTCCATGCAGTCCTATTTGATGAGCGCCTAG